The Jiangella sp. DSM 45060 genome contains the following window.
CCCTGCGCACCCCGCCCCATACATAACGACGATCCGCCCAAAACGCCGGTTATGGAGGCAAATCGTGTCTGGCGGGGGTGCTCGGCGTCAAGAGTTCTACGTAGGCAACAGGTGCAAAAGCGGGAAATTCTCATGGAACCGAGACCCGCCGTCCGCATCGAGGAGCGGGCGAGTGCCGATCAGCGACCCGCGAGAATCGTGGCGTAGATGGCTTCGTAGCGGGCGGCGTTCGCCGACCACTGGTGCTCCGCCACGACCCAGTCGCGCCCTCGCTTCGCGAGGTCACGTCGCGTGTCGGGGTCGTCGTTCAGCTCGGTGAGGACGTCGGCCAGCGCGCTGGAGTCGCCGGGCGGGAACGACCGGCCGCGCTCGCCGCCCCCGATGATCTCGAGGAGCGGATCCAGCGCGGAGACCACAAGTGGAACGCCGGCCGCCATTGCCTCGAACGGCTTCAGCGGCGTGACGAGTCGCGCCGCTCGCTCGTCGGCCCGCGGCACGACGAACACGTCGAGCAGCCGGTAGTAGTCCAGCACCTCGTCGTGCGGAACCCGCCCGGTGAACAGCACGGAGTTCCCGGCCTGCTCGTCGGCCGCCAGCTTCTCCAGCTCAGCGCGCCGGTCGCCGTCGCCCACGATGAGCGCGACGGCCGGTACACCCCGGGCGCGCAGCTCGGCGGCTGCGCGGATCAGTGTCTCGTGCCCTTCGCGTCGGTGGTCGAGGTTGCTGACGTAGCCGAACACCAGCTTGCCCTCCAGTCCCAGGCGCTCGATCAGCCGGGTCGGACGAGGGCCGGGGGAGAACGCCTTCGCATCGACCCCGTTGGGCGCCACGTGAACCTTCTCGGGTGCGATGCCGCGGGCGATGATCTGGGCCCGCATCGACTCGCTCAGTGTGACGACGGCGTCGGCGGCGGCCATGCAGCGTGCCTCCGTCGCCATTCGCCGCTGGTACAGCTCACCGGTTTCGTTCCATGGTCGTTCCCGGCTCCACAGCGACTCGAAGAAGCCGCGGACCTCGTAGACCAGCGGCAGCTGGAAGGCCTTCGCGAGGGCGACCCCGACCAGGGCCGCCTCGTAGCCCCGGTGGCCGGAGTGGACGTGGATGAGTGACGGCGCGATCTCCGGGACCCGCCGGGCGGCAGCCGAGGCATAGGCGTCGAGGTAGCGATCCACCGGTCCTTTGAGCACGGACGCCGGCGGCTGCTCGAGGTAGTGGTGGACGACGCCGTTGATCACCTCGGTGGCGGGCGGGTGCTCGAGTCCCGCCTCGCGCGGGAACCCGGCGGCCGTGATCACGACCGGGTCGAGTCCGGCCGCGCGCTGGGCGTCGATGATGTAGCGACTGCGCATCGTGTAGCCGGTCTGCCGGTAGGGCATCGCGGATTTCAGCAGGTGCAGGACGCGCAGATCCGTCCGTTCCACGCGGGCGGCCGGCGGGACGTGGGGCAGCCACCCCGGCTCGGTCTCGCGGATGCGGCCGAGGACCCTGCGTTCCTGCGACTCGCGTGACGGGGTGTTCTCCAGCTCCCGCAGCGCGGACGTCGCCCGGAGTTGCAGGCTCAGCGCTCCCGCGCGGGCGAAGGCGTTACGCGCGAGGTCGAGGAACTCCGTGTCGGCGGTCTTCGCCGGGAGGAGCGCGGCGGCCAGCGCGATGGCTTCGTCGTGCCGCGCGGCGTCCATCAGCGCGCGTACGGCGTCGACGTCGGACTGGGGGCTCGGCGGACTGTCGGGGACGCGCATCCCGCGCCGGAAGTCGCTCGGGTAGCGGTGCAGCCGCCAGCCGTTGCGGCGTGCACGCCGCAGCCCGAGCATCAGACGGCTGGGTCGCGGCCGGGGCGCCTGCTCCGCTGCCAGTTCCACGATGCGCAGGTGCTGTGCCAGCAGGTGTGCCAGAGCGCCGTCGGCGATCTGCAACTTCGCCGCTTCATGGATGGCTCCGTCGACGGAGTCCCGGTCCGAGACCATGGTGCCGGAGGATACCTTGTGTCACTCTGTCCAGCGGAAGCAGTGGCAGCGGGATTGTCGATCTTGGTCGTCCGTCGCGGTCGTGTGGCGGGCGTCGAGGCGTCTGGCATGATGTCCCGGTGCCGCGCCGTGGCGGCGGTTCATTTCATGAACAGAAGGTTCGAATGTCTGAGTTGATCATCCATATCACTGGTGCGCGGCCGAATTTCCCCAAGGCGGCTCCGGTGATCGCCGCATTGCGTGAGCATGACGTCGCCCAGGAATTGGTACACACCGGTCAGCACTATGACGACAAGATGTCGGCGGTGTTCTTCCGGCAGTTGGGTCTCCCCGAGCCGGACGTGAACCTGGGCGTGGGTTCGGGATCCCATGCTGCGCAGACGGCGGCCACCATGGTCAGCCTGGAGCAGCTGTTCCTGGACCGTGATCCTGCCCTTGTCGTCGTGTACGGGGACGTCAACTCGACGCTCGCGGCCACCCTCGTAGCGGCGAAACTCCAGATCCGAATCGCTCACGTTGAAGCCGGCTTGCGCAGTTTCGACCCGACGATGCCTGAAGAGGTCAACCGTGTCGTGACAGACCGGCTCGCCGATCTCCTCTTCGCCACGAGCCCGGACGCCGTCGCACACCTCGGCAATGAGGGCGTGGACCCGAATCGGATCCATCTGGTCGGAAATCCGATGATCGACACGTTGCTGGCGAACCTCGACCGTTTCGACGCCGGTGTGGCCCGCCGTGAATTCGGTATGGAGGGCGATTACGCCGTCGCCACCTTGCACCGTCCCGCCAACGTCGATGATCCCTCCGACGCTGCGGCGCTCGTGCGTGCGATGCATGGCATGGCCGACCACGTCGCGGTCGTACTGCCGCTGCATCCGCGTGGGCGCGGCTCGCTGGAGGCCGCGGGTCTGTTCACGCACCCGAACATCTCGGTCGTCGACCCGCTCGGATACGTCGAGTTCCTCGGGCTGGTGCGCGGCGCCCGCCTGGTCGTGACCGACTCCGGTGGCGTCCAGGAGGAGACGACGATGCTCGGCGTCCCCTGCCTGACGCTGCGACCGAACACCGAGCGGCCCGTCACCATCACCCACGGCACGAATCAACTGGTGGTCCGCGACGACCTGCCCGGGCGGGTGAAGGCGATCCTCTCGTCCCCACGTGCTGAGACCTGGCCGACACCGCCCCTGTGGGACGGCCGGGCCGGTGAACGGATCGCGGACGTCATCGTGCGGGACGTCCGCCGGCAGCCATGATGGCGGGGCAACGTCCGATCTCCGCGCCGGTGCCGGCCGGTGGGGGACTGCTGGGGCAGCAGGAGGCCCGTCGGTTCTGGGATCGTCGGCACGCGGCGGAGTCGCTGCTGCGCTCGGGCGGCGACATCGGCCTGACGGAGGCCGACAACGTCATCTTCTACCAGATCCGCCTGGGCCTGGTGCTGAGCGCGATCGCCGGCCGCTCTCCGCTGCCTCCGCAGTATCGGGTGCTCGACGCCGGATGCGGGAAGGGCTGGTTCAGTCGCCAGCTCGCCGCCTGCGGCATCACCGTGCACGGCATCGACACCTCACCATCGGCCATCGAACAGGCCGAGGCCGCCGGTGGCGGGCCGACGTATGAGGTCGCCGCACTCGCCGAGGTCCGGCCACGCCGCGCCTTCGACGCCGTCATCTGTGTGGACGTGTTCTTCCACATCCTCGATGACGACGAGTGGCGCGAGTCCGTCCTCAACCTCGCCAGCGTGGTGCAGCGCGGCGGCCGGCTCGTCGTGGCTGACACCACGGCCGGCGAGCGCAAGCGACTGGGTTCGTACATCGTGCACCGGTCCGGCTCCGAGTATCAGGAGTTACTGAGCGATCGCGGGTTCGAGGACCGGGGCGTGCTCCCCTACCATTTTCGGAACAATCCCCTGGGACTGCATGTCTACGAACGAATACGGTGATCTTGCTATGCGGCTTGCCGATCTCGCACACCCGCTGGTGACGACGCCAGTCGAGCACATCGTCGAGTTCGACGCGATGGGCCTGCGGCTCAGCAGGTACCTCGGCATCGATGCCGCCGTGCACGACGGTCGCGGCGAGGTCCCGGCGATCGGCCCGTCGACGCTCGTCCTGGCCACGGTCCGTGGCGGCCGACGGCTCGACGGCGACCTGCGCGTGCTCGGTGACGCGTTGGCCGGTGCGGCCGGCAACGTGCTCGTGCTGGTCTGCTTCGAGGACGACTACGAGAACCTCCCGCTGCCGCGGATCGCCCGCTTCCTCGACGAGAACGGGCTCGAGGCGGCGAATCTGTCGCACACCCCGTATTCGCGGGTGCGGATCGCGATCGCGGGTCTCGTGCGCCGGGTGGAGGACGACGAGCGCGCGGAGTTCGCGGCCGTGCTCCGGATGCGCAATGACCTCGTCCTCGGCGACTTCGAGTTGCGCCGGCTGAACGCTCGCATCGATGAGCTCGTCGCCCGGACTCCGGCGACGGTCACGCTCACGACACCGGCTGAGCCGCGCCAGCAGGGCGTCGACGAAGAGCTCCTGCGGCTCCAGGCTCGGGTCCAGGAGCTCACCGAGCAGGTGCACCGGCTACGCGAGCAGCGTGATCACGCGGTCGCGCGCAACCGCGCCACCAACGCGAAGCTCCGCGGTGTCCGCGAGTCGGCGACCTTCCGCGTCGGCAAGTCGATCGTCCAGGCGCCACGGCACCCCGGCCAGCTCGCGAAACTGCCCGCTGATCTCCTGCGGTCCTACCGCAACCGGCGCAATGCGCCTCGGCCGGAGCCGAAGGTCACGCCGCCCGCCGCTGTGCCGCGCGGGCTGCCAGGACGGCGCACCAGCGAGCCGCCGCCGGTGCGGCCGGCGGCCACCGCCACACCCGTCGTCCTGCCTCCTGGCGTCGGCGCATCGGTCTCGATGGCCGGCCTGCGTCTGCGGGCCGCCGTCATCGGCCGCCCGGCGCTGATCCACCGGGTCAGTGGCGGAGCCGATGTCGTCGCCGTCCAAGGCGGGTCCTGGCGGCCGTCCGGATCGGCGCTGCCGCCGGTCGACGTCCTGCTGGTCGACGTGAACGCCGGCCGGGCGCAGGGCACGTGGGCCGGGCTGGGGGAGCCCGGCGAGGTCGATCGGCTGCGTGATCTCGCTCGACTGCTCGATGAGGCGGCGGGGCGCAACGTCCCGTCCGTCCTGCTCGTCGACGGCTTGGGCATCCCGGCAGGGCTGCGCGGCATCGAGTCCAAGGCGTCGACGGTCGTCGCCTGGACCTGCGACCCCACCTCCGGCTGGGACCCGGGCGTGGCGCTCGGACAGGTGCCGTGGCCATCGGCGCGGCCGCGGACGGCACCCGTCCTGCGAGTAGCGGCACACCCGGCGGCGCCGAGCCACGGCGCGGAGCAGCGCTGGTTGTCGGCCCTGCCGCTGCGTGACGTCGAGCACTGGCTGGTCGGGCTGCGCTCCAGGCGGCTTGTCGACCCGCTGCTCGGCATCGATGCCACGGGCCACGCCGCGCTGCCGCTGCCGGCCCTGGCGACGCGACCCACCGTCCTCGTCAGCAGCGCGCTGGATGCGTGGATCGCGCACGCGGCCGTTGCCTCGGGCTGCCACGTGCTCTCGCGGGTGCCGCTCGACGGCATCGCACCCTCGCCGTCGTTCACCGTCGCCGACGATCCGCGCCGGGCTCGATCGCTGCTGGAGGCGGGGCTCGGCCAGCCGGCCGTCGAAGACGTGCTCGAGCTCCTCGTGGGCCTGTTGCGCCGCGGCGGTGCGCACGAGCGGATGGCCGCCCTGGCCGATCTCGCGGGGCTACCCGTGGCCGGCGCGCTCCACCGCCAGGTAGGCGTCAGCGCCGTCGCCGTGGTCACGACCGAGGATGAGGGCCGCCGGTTCGCCTCGGAGCTGGCCACACAGGTCAGGCTTCCCGAGGATCTGGTCGTCGTCGATCTCACCGAGCCCGCCGGAGCCGGATGGCTCAGCGAGGTCCGTGCGACGGGCGTCGTGACCACGGTCGTGCGCCATCCCATGGTGACCTGGAATGACCTCGCGGCCCAGACGATGCGCGATCGCGTCATCGTGTGGACGCCACAGCAGCCCTGGTCGGCGCGGACGGTGGCCGAGCTCGAGCTATTCGCGCATCGCGATGGCGAGGTGCTGCCCTCCGGCGGCCCGGCCGGCGCGGTGATCGACCGTCGCGAGCTGCTGACTCGGATCGAGCCGGTGACCCACCGGCTGCCCCAGACGAACGCCGCGGCCGCCGCCGTGGGCAACGGAGCCGCGTGATGACCGCACGACATGTCCTGCTCTACGCCGACGTCGACCTCAACGTCATCGACGGGTCGTCGATCTGGGTCGCCTCGGTCGCCGACGCGCTGCATCGCGCCGGCGCCCGAGTGGACGTGCTCGCGCGGTCCGCCGTCACCGACTTCCGGGTTACCGCACCGCTGGTGGGCCGCGATGGCATCACCATCGTCGACCCAGGGCAGGAATCGTTGGTCGTCCGCGGGCGGCGGATGGATCCTGCTGCCGCCGCTGCCGCCGTCGACCGGCTGGATCAGGCTGCCCGCTACGACGCGGTCATCGTTCGCGGCCGTGAGGTGTGCCGCACCATCGCGGCGGAGCAGGTGGCGTCGGGAAAGCTCTGGTCGTACCTGACGGACATCCCGCAGTCGGCGCTCGGACTCGGTGCGAAGGACGCCGCAGACCTCACCGCCATCGCGGAGTGGTCGGTGCGGATTCTGTGCCAGACCGAGCAGCTCAAAGGCTTCCTCGAGCGCATCGTGCCCGCGGTGGCGGGGAAGACCGTGCTGCTGCCGCCGATCGTGCCCGCCGAGGCGTTCACGACGAACCGCCCGAGCACACGTGGCGATACGCTCCAACTCGTCTACAGCGGGAAGTACGCGCCGCGCTGGCGGACCCTGGAGATGTGCTCGATTCCCGGCGACCTCCAGGCCGCTGGACTCGATGCACGGCTGACGATGATCGGCGACAAGATCCATTCCAGCCCGACCGATCCCGAATACAAGGACCGCATGCGCAAGGCGCTCGAGAGTTCACCGGGCGTGGTCTGGGCGGGCGGGGTGGCGCGGTCGGAGGCACTGGCCGCCATGGGCGCGGCGGACATCGCGCTCGCCTGGCGTGACCCTGACCTCGACAGCAGCCTCGAGCTCTCGACGAAGCTGCTCGAGTTCGGCGCGCTCGGGGTGCCCACCGTCCTCAACCGCACACCGATGCACGAGGAGCTCGTCGGCACTGACTACCCGTTGTTCGTGGACACCTACGAGTCCGTACTCGAGGCGCTCACGATCGGCGGACGCGACGACGAGTCTCTGCAGACGGCGTCGAAGCGGCTGTCACAGGTGGCCGCGAACTTCTCCGCCGACGAGGCGGCGAAGCGGCTGGCGGCCGTGCTCGACGAGATCGGGCTGCGACGATCCAGGACCCTCGGCCGGACGGAGAGCCCGGAGACGACCGTGCTGGTCGCCGGGCACGACCTGAAGTTCTTCAAGTCGATCATGAGTGTCCTCGGTGATCTCGGCGACGTGACCCTCACCGTCGACCGGTGGAAGGGCGTCGACCGCCACGACGCGGCGCTCAGCGCGGAACGGCTGCGCGACGCGGATGTCGTCGTGTGCGAGTGGACGCTCGGCAACGCCGTCTGGTACAGCCACAACAAGCGGCCCGGCCAGCGGCTGGTGGCCCGGCTGCACCGAATCGAGATCGAGACCACGTACCCGAGCGACATCGACGCCGATGCCGTCGACGCGATCGTCTGCGTCGGCCCGCACATGGCAGGTCTTGTGTCCGAGCGGTTCGGGTTGCCCGCCGAGAAGATCGTCGTCGTGCCGAACGCCATCGATCACGCCTCCTTCGTGCGCCCCAAACGACCCGGCGCCGAGTTCGTCCTCGGCATGGTGGGTGTGTTGCCCGCGCTCAAGCGCCTCGACCTCGCGTTCGATCTGGTCAAGGCTCTGCGTACGTACGACAGCCGGTTCATGCTGCGGGTCAAGAGCACCCCGCCGTGGGGCGTTCCGTGGGTGTGGAAGCGGGAATCGGAGCGCGACTACTTCGCCGCCACGATGCGGCGGTTGAGCGCAGACTCCGACCTCGCCGAAGCCGTCGTGTTCGACCCGCCGGGTGCCGATGTCGCCGAGTGGTTCCGAGGGGTCGGCTGGATCACGTCGATGAGTGACTTCGAGAGCTTCCACCTAGCGGCCGCGGAAGGGATGGCCTCCGGTGCCGTCCCGCTCATCCGCACCTGGCCGGGAGCGGACAGCATCTACGGCGGCAGGTGGTTGCACGAGGACGTGGACGCGATGGCCGCTCAGGTCCTGGCCACACTCGAGGACGGGTCGTGGCAACGCCGTGGCGCCGAGGCGTCGGCCGACGTGGCTCGGTTCGACCTCAACGCGGTTGCGGCCGCCTGGACCGACGTCCTGGCCGGCCGTGACGTCGCAACCGGGCCGTTCTGGCCGGAGCTGGAGGGGAACGCATGACCAGTGACGACCGGGTGCGGGCTCTCGAGGCCGCCATCAGGGCTCTGCGCGAGCGCAACGAGGTGCTCGAACTCGACCGCGAATTGCTGGGCACCCGCGTGGGCGACCTCGAGAAGCGCGTCGTGATGCTGAAGCGTGAGTTGGACAAGACCGCCAAGCAGGCGGCCAAGCAGGTGAAGGCCGCGCAGGCGGCGTCGGTGTCGCCGGTGCGCAAGGCGGCGCGGCGGTTGCGGCGCGGTGCGGCCAAGGGCAGACGGGCCCCGTCCGCCGAGGCATCGCCTCCGGCGCCGTCACGGTCAGAGCTCCAGCTTCGCCGTCCCTCCGACGCGGCACGGTCCCGGCTGCGGGTGGTGGGCGTACTCGACACCATGAGCGCGGAGTGCTTCGCCGAGAGCGTGGACCTGATCCTGCCGACGCCGACAAAGATCGACCAGGCCTTTGCCGAGAACGAGGTGGACCTCGTGCTCATCGAGTCCGCGTGGCAGGGCAACGGCGGCACGTGGCAGTACAAGGTGGGCACGTACAGCAAGCCCGAGTCGCAGACGCTGCCGCACGTCCGGCGTCTCGTCGACGCGGCGCGCCGCCGCGGCATCCCGACGGTCTTCTGGAACAAGGAGGACCCGGTCCACTTCGTGAAGTTCGCCGAAGCGGCCCGTTTGTGCGACTACATCTTCACGACCGATGCCGACCGCATCGGCGCCTACCGCGCGCTCCGTGGCGGAGTGAAGCTGGTCGACGCCTTCTCGTTCTCGGCACAGCCGTCGCTGCACAACCCGATCGGCGGCGCCGAACGGTTGTCGTCGCCGGTGTTCGCCGGCACGTTCTACCAGCGCCGCCACGTCTCGCGGCAGGGCTCGCTGCGAATGCTGCTGGAGGCGGCGGCGCCGTTCGGCCTGGTCATCTACGACCGGCAGCACGGCAAGGGCCAGGACGGCTATGACTTCCCCGATACCGTGGCGGGCCACGTCAAGGGTGGTCTGCCGTACGCCGAGCTCTTGGCGGAGTACAAGCGGCACAAGGTCTTCCTCAACACCAACTCGGTCACGGCATCGCCGACGATGTTCTCGCGGCGGGTCTTCGAACTGCTCGCATGCGGGACGCCCGTCGTCAGCACGCCGAGCCGCGGCATGGAGCTGATCTTCGGCGACCTGGTCGACTCCGTGACGTCCTCCGAGGAGGCGACGGTCGCGATCAAGCGGCTGGTCGAGGACCAGGACCACTGGCTCAGGCGTAGTCGCCTGGGGATGCGCGAGGTCCTGCTCAACCACACGTACGCGCACCGCCTGCAGCAGATCGCGACGACCATCGGCCTCGGCTCCCTCGACGCGGGGCCGTCGGTGGCACTGGTGCTGTCCGAGCACGATGACTTGCGCGACGCGGGCCGGCTGCTCGCGTCCGCTCGCGGGATCCGTGAGGTCGCGGTCCCACGGTCGGTATCCGCGGAGGCCGTCGACGCGCTGGTCAGGACGGCGCAGCCCGGCCGGGTGGTCACGTACGAGCCTGGCCGCGGCCCGGGCGCGGCCACGGTGGTCAGCTCCGAATGGATCGTCGGCACAAGTGGGCTGGGGGGCAACGCGGAGGTGCTCACCGATCTCGCGGTCGCGACGTCGTACGCGCCCGGTGACGCGGTCGTGGTACGGCCGGGGACGCCCTA
Protein-coding sequences here:
- a CDS encoding glycosyltransferase; translation: MTSDDRVRALEAAIRALRERNEVLELDRELLGTRVGDLEKRVVMLKRELDKTAKQAAKQVKAAQAASVSPVRKAARRLRRGAAKGRRAPSAEASPPAPSRSELQLRRPSDAARSRLRVVGVLDTMSAECFAESVDLILPTPTKIDQAFAENEVDLVLIESAWQGNGGTWQYKVGTYSKPESQTLPHVRRLVDAARRRGIPTVFWNKEDPVHFVKFAEAARLCDYIFTTDADRIGAYRALRGGVKLVDAFSFSAQPSLHNPIGGAERLSSPVFAGTFYQRRHVSRQGSLRMLLEAAAPFGLVIYDRQHGKGQDGYDFPDTVAGHVKGGLPYAELLAEYKRHKVFLNTNSVTASPTMFSRRVFELLACGTPVVSTPSRGMELIFGDLVDSVTSSEEATVAIKRLVEDQDHWLRRSRLGMREVLLNHTYAHRLQQIATTIGLGSLDAGPSVALVLSEHDDLRDAGRLLASARGIREVAVPRSVSAEAVDALVRTAQPGRVVTYEPGRGPGAATVVSSEWIVGTSGLGGNAEVLTDLAVATSYAPGDAVVVRPGTPYAESFREVSVTASDGVARRTAGVREARPSDDALLVWAG
- a CDS encoding glycosyltransferase family 4 protein, which gives rise to MVSDRDSVDGAIHEAAKLQIADGALAHLLAQHLRIVELAAEQAPRPRPSRLMLGLRRARRNGWRLHRYPSDFRRGMRVPDSPPSPQSDVDAVRALMDAARHDEAIALAAALLPAKTADTEFLDLARNAFARAGALSLQLRATSALRELENTPSRESQERRVLGRIRETEPGWLPHVPPAARVERTDLRVLHLLKSAMPYRQTGYTMRSRYIIDAQRAAGLDPVVITAAGFPREAGLEHPPATEVINGVVHHYLEQPPASVLKGPVDRYLDAYASAAARRVPEIAPSLIHVHSGHRGYEAALVGVALAKAFQLPLVYEVRGFFESLWSRERPWNETGELYQRRMATEARCMAAADAVVTLSESMRAQIIARGIAPEKVHVAPNGVDAKAFSPGPRPTRLIERLGLEGKLVFGYVSNLDHRREGHETLIRAAAELRARGVPAVALIVGDGDRRAELEKLAADEQAGNSVLFTGRVPHDEVLDYYRLLDVFVVPRADERAARLVTPLKPFEAMAAGVPLVVSALDPLLEIIGGGERGRSFPPGDSSALADVLTELNDDPDTRRDLAKRGRDWVVAEHQWSANAARYEAIYATILAGR
- the wecB gene encoding non-hydrolyzing UDP-N-acetylglucosamine 2-epimerase is translated as MSELIIHITGARPNFPKAAPVIAALREHDVAQELVHTGQHYDDKMSAVFFRQLGLPEPDVNLGVGSGSHAAQTAATMVSLEQLFLDRDPALVVVYGDVNSTLAATLVAAKLQIRIAHVEAGLRSFDPTMPEEVNRVVTDRLADLLFATSPDAVAHLGNEGVDPNRIHLVGNPMIDTLLANLDRFDAGVARREFGMEGDYAVATLHRPANVDDPSDAAALVRAMHGMADHVAVVLPLHPRGRGSLEAAGLFTHPNISVVDPLGYVEFLGLVRGARLVVTDSGGVQEETTMLGVPCLTLRPNTERPVTITHGTNQLVVRDDLPGRVKAILSSPRAETWPTPPLWDGRAGERIADVIVRDVRRQP
- a CDS encoding glycosyltransferase family 4 protein — translated: MTARHVLLYADVDLNVIDGSSIWVASVADALHRAGARVDVLARSAVTDFRVTAPLVGRDGITIVDPGQESLVVRGRRMDPAAAAAAVDRLDQAARYDAVIVRGREVCRTIAAEQVASGKLWSYLTDIPQSALGLGAKDAADLTAIAEWSVRILCQTEQLKGFLERIVPAVAGKTVLLPPIVPAEAFTTNRPSTRGDTLQLVYSGKYAPRWRTLEMCSIPGDLQAAGLDARLTMIGDKIHSSPTDPEYKDRMRKALESSPGVVWAGGVARSEALAAMGAADIALAWRDPDLDSSLELSTKLLEFGALGVPTVLNRTPMHEELVGTDYPLFVDTYESVLEALTIGGRDDESLQTASKRLSQVAANFSADEAAKRLAAVLDEIGLRRSRTLGRTESPETTVLVAGHDLKFFKSIMSVLGDLGDVTLTVDRWKGVDRHDAALSAERLRDADVVVCEWTLGNAVWYSHNKRPGQRLVARLHRIEIETTYPSDIDADAVDAIVCVGPHMAGLVSERFGLPAEKIVVVPNAIDHASFVRPKRPGAEFVLGMVGVLPALKRLDLAFDLVKALRTYDSRFMLRVKSTPPWGVPWVWKRESERDYFAATMRRLSADSDLAEAVVFDPPGADVAEWFRGVGWITSMSDFESFHLAAAEGMASGAVPLIRTWPGADSIYGGRWLHEDVDAMAAQVLATLEDGSWQRRGAEASADVARFDLNAVAAAWTDVLAGRDVATGPFWPELEGNA
- a CDS encoding bifunctional 2-polyprenyl-6-hydroxyphenol methylase/3-demethylubiquinol 3-O-methyltransferase UbiG; the encoded protein is MMAGQRPISAPVPAGGGLLGQQEARRFWDRRHAAESLLRSGGDIGLTEADNVIFYQIRLGLVLSAIAGRSPLPPQYRVLDAGCGKGWFSRQLAACGITVHGIDTSPSAIEQAEAAGGGPTYEVAALAEVRPRRAFDAVICVDVFFHILDDDEWRESVLNLASVVQRGGRLVVADTTAGERKRLGSYIVHRSGSEYQELLSDRGFEDRGVLPYHFRNNPLGLHVYERIR